A genomic window from Dictyoglomus sp. NZ13-RE01 includes:
- a CDS encoding stage V sporulation protein S, which produces MEVLKVSAKSNPNAVAGALAGVIRERGRAEIQVIGAGAVNQAVKAIAITRGYVAPSGIDLICIPAFTDVQIDGEERTAIRFIVEPR; this is translated from the coding sequence ATGGAAGTTTTGAAAGTTTCAGCTAAATCAAATCCTAATGCAGTTGCAGGAGCATTAGCAGGTGTTATTCGTGAAAGAGGACGTGCAGAAATTCAAGTTATAGGGGCTGGAGCTGTTAACCAAGCGGTAAAAGCAATAGCTATAACAAGGGGTTATGTAGCTCCAAGTGGCATAGATTTAATTTGTATACCAGCATTCACAGATGTGCAGATTGATGGAGAAGAAAGAACAGCTATCCGATTTATTGTAGAGCCTCGCTAA
- a CDS encoding metallophosphoesterase, producing the protein MQDNLRILFLGDIVGSIGRKGLSMFLPEVRREYNIDLVIANVENSAAGFGITEKVIKEIMEAGVDVMTSGNHIWDKKEGIPVLESCERIIRPANYPKGVPGRGYITLSHFGKKICIINLQGRIFMEPLDSPFKVAEEIIEKVADEAKIILVDMHAEATSEKIAMGYFLDGKVTAVVGTHTHVQTADEKILEGGTGYITDVGMCGAEDSILGVDKEAVLKKFLLQIPQRFEVPEKGLFKMEGVIIEVEESSGKTKKIQRLQRRGRV; encoded by the coding sequence ATGCAAGATAATTTAAGGATATTATTTTTAGGAGATATTGTAGGAAGTATTGGAAGAAAAGGATTATCAATGTTTTTGCCAGAAGTTAGAAGAGAGTATAATATAGATTTAGTGATAGCAAATGTAGAAAATTCAGCTGCAGGTTTTGGTATTACGGAAAAGGTAATAAAAGAAATAATGGAGGCAGGAGTGGATGTTATGACAAGTGGAAATCATATATGGGATAAAAAAGAAGGCATACCTGTTTTAGAAAGCTGTGAAAGAATAATAAGACCTGCTAATTATCCAAAGGGTGTACCAGGAAGAGGTTATATTACCCTCTCGCATTTTGGCAAAAAAATTTGTATAATTAATCTACAGGGACGGATATTTATGGAGCCATTAGATAGTCCTTTCAAAGTAGCAGAGGAGATTATTGAAAAAGTTGCAGATGAGGCTAAAATAATATTGGTAGATATGCATGCGGAAGCAACGTCGGAAAAAATAGCGATGGGTTATTTCTTAGATGGAAAAGTCACTGCAGTTGTAGGTACACATACTCATGTGCAAACTGCAGATGAGAAAATATTGGAGGGGGGAACAGGTTACATTACAGATGTTGGTATGTGCGGGGCTGAAGACTCAATTTTGGGGGTGGATAAGGAAGCTGTTCTTAAAAAATTTCTTCTCCAAATTCCTCAACGTTTTGAAGTTCCAGAGAAAGGACTTTTTAAAATGGAAGGGGTGATTATTGAGGTAGAGGAAAGCTCAGGCAAAACTAAAAAAATCCAAAGATTGCAAAGGAGGGGAAGAGTATAG
- a CDS encoding 50S ribosomal protein L31, whose amino-acid sequence MKKGIHPEMKKAKIVCACGAVYETLSTKEYMTTEICAKCHPFFTGQRKFVDTERRVEKFAKKYNWEVK is encoded by the coding sequence ATGAAAAAGGGTATACATCCTGAGATGAAAAAAGCTAAAATTGTTTGTGCTTGTGGAGCAGTTTATGAAACTTTGTCCACAAAAGAGTATATGACTACAGAAATTTGTGCGAAATGTCATCCATTCTTTACTGGTCAAAGAAAGTTTGTAGATACAGAAAGAAGAGTAGAGAAATTTGCTAAAAAATATAACTGGGAAGTTAAATAA
- a CDS encoding thymidylate synthase (FAD) produces the protein MRVKLIAYTPEPEKVCALAMRLCHFRGSLEELEKEIDSSEIERLLKKAKKLQHLSIFEHANFTFYIDGISRVTSHQLVRHRIASYSQQSQRYVNLKDEFITPPLVNEDKEAQKLYKEFIKFAFENYQKLIEMGIPKEDARYVLPQAVETKIILTMNARELMHFFTLRTCNNAQWEIREMAWLMLEEVKKVAPIIFEDAGPPCFRGPCPEGKKCIPERR, from the coding sequence GTGAGGGTAAAATTAATAGCCTATACGCCAGAGCCGGAAAAGGTTTGTGCTCTGGCGATGCGTCTTTGTCATTTTAGAGGAAGCTTAGAAGAATTAGAAAAGGAAATAGATTCTTCTGAGATAGAGAGATTACTTAAAAAGGCAAAGAAGCTTCAGCATCTATCTATTTTTGAGCATGCTAATTTTACTTTTTATATAGATGGAATATCCAGAGTAACATCCCATCAATTGGTTAGGCATAGAATAGCTTCCTATTCTCAACAGAGTCAGAGGTATGTAAATCTAAAGGATGAATTTATAACTCCACCTTTGGTTAATGAAGACAAAGAGGCTCAAAAACTCTATAAAGAATTTATCAAATTTGCTTTTGAAAACTACCAAAAGTTGATAGAAATGGGAATTCCAAAAGAAGATGCAAGGTATGTTTTACCACAGGCTGTTGAGACGAAAATTATTCTTACTATGAATGCACGGGAACTTATGCATTTTTTTACGCTAAGAACATGTAATAATGCTCAATGGGAAATAAGAGAGATGGCATGGCTTATGTTAGAAGAGGTAAAGAAAGTTGCCCCTATTATTTTTGAGGATGCTGGACCTCCTTGTTTTAGAGGTCCATGTCCTGAAGGAAAAAAATGTATTCCAGAA